One segment of Polypterus senegalus isolate Bchr_013 chromosome 8, ASM1683550v1, whole genome shotgun sequence DNA contains the following:
- the LOC120533508 gene encoding gastrula zinc finger protein XlCGF57.1-like, with amino-acid sequence MNAVEIKTRNIKEEVDYEWGHVYPLQGSLSIKGEDYEQETLHIKEETEEKPVIINVQEQHIIVKREDLHSESSLQSRGPDGGLTGLVSPQRRNCAVLEHSVSVKSDSDTTTSDETSRKTPESQASSTNQTEEDTQESPSFSPASPVQTLLNDKQEQTLHHENMKKSTSEPQTLSLAYLQFISQPVVKLTKIDAIDTQKREQNSNSGSLYVCKEQRKSLQRKSKYVGSQLNLAGRQPYCCSECGKQFSKKKHLETHQRIHAAKKPFSCSDCGKPFIYRSSLHIHMRTHTEEKPYWCSECGKRFLKSSHLQTHTRIHTGEKPYCCPECGERFRVKSSLNSHVNSHNGRKPYCCSDCGIQFAQSSHLENHKRVHSGEKPYCCSECGKQFAQKGTLQTHTRIHTGEKPFCCSECGKRFSDKSGLNFHMRNHTGEKPYCCSECGKRCSQASNLQTHKKIHTSEKLFSCCECGKQFSYRGSLTTHMRIHTGEKPYCCSECGKRFSQVSNLHRHKKLHTGEKPFCCLECGRQFSRLSHLQKHTRIHNTKKPHSDCTERKQAILRNTKESVKERSKNIKRK; translated from the exons ATGAATGCTGTGGAGATAAAGACCAGGAATATTAAGGAGGAGGTGGACTATGAATGGGGACATGTGTACCCTCTACAGGGGAGTCTGTCCATTAAAGGTGAGGATTATGAACAGGAGACATTACACATTAAGGAAGAGACGGAGGAAAAGCCTGTCATCATCAATGTACAAGAACAGCACATTATAGTCAAGAGAGAAGACCTTCATTCAGAGTCCAGCCTTCAGTCTAGGGGTCCAGATGGGGGTCTGACAGGATTAGTCTCCCCCCAGAGAAGAAACTGTGCTGTTCTGGAGCATTCTGTCAGTGTGAAGTCTGATTCAGACACAACGACGAGTGACGAAACGTCAAGGAAAACACCGGAAAGTCAGGCATCCTCTACAAATCAGACTGAAGAag ATACACAGGAGAGTCCCAGCTTTTCCCCAGCTTCACCGGTTCAGACTTTACTTAATGACAAACAAGAACAGACACTGCAtcatgaaaatatgaagaaaTCGACCTCTGAGCCACAAACTTTGTCACTAGCCTATTTGCAGTTTATTTCTCAGCCTGTTGTGAAGCTAACAAAAATAGACGCAATTGATACCCAAAAACGGGAACAAAATTCAAATTCAGGATCCTTGTATGTATGCAAAGAGCAAAGAAAAAGTCTTCAAAGGAAATCCAAATACGTAGGAAGTCAGTTGAATCTTGCAGGGCGacagccatattgctgttctgaatgcggaaaacagttttctaaaaagAAACACCTTGAGACCCACCAAAGAATTCATGCTGCGAAGAAGCCATTTAGCTGTTCAGATTGTGGAAAACCATTCATTTACAGGAGCAGCCTCCACATCCACATGAGAACTCACACTGAAGAGAAGCCATATtggtgttctgaatgtggtaagagATTTCTGAAAAGCAGCCATCTTCAGACGCACACCAGAATTCACACTggtgagaagccatattgctgtcctgaatgtgggGAAAGATTTCGTGTCAAGAGCAGTCTTAACAGCCACGTGAATTCTCACAATGGAAGaaagccgtattgctgttctgaCTGTGGAATACAATTTGCGCAAAGCAGCCATTTGGAAAACCACAAGAGAGTTCACTCAGGAGAGAAACCCTattgctgttctgagtgtggaAAACAATTTGCTCAAAAGGGTACTCTCCAGACTCacacaagaattcatactggagaaaagccattttgctgctctgaatgtggcaaacgattctccgACAAGAGCGGTCTTAACTTTCATATGAGaaatcacacaggagaaaagccatattgctgttctgaatgtggaaagcgATGTTCACAAGCGAGCAATCTTCAGACCCACAAAAAAATTCATACTTCAGAGAAGCTGTTTAGCTGttgtgaatgtggcaaacagttctctTACAGGGGCAGTCTTACCACTCATATGAgaattcatacaggagagaagccatattgctgttctgaatgtgggaaacgattTTCGCAAGTGAGCAATCTACATAGACACAAGAAacttcacaccggagagaagcccttttgctgtttggaatgtggcagacAGTTCTCACGACTGAGCCATCTTCAGAAGCACACGAGAATTCACAACACAAAGAAGCCACATTCTGACTGTACTGAACGAAAACAAGCAATTCTGAGAAACACAAAAGAGTCTGTCAAAGAGAGaagcaaaaatatcaaaagaaaataa